A part of Miscanthus floridulus cultivar M001 chromosome 6, ASM1932011v1, whole genome shotgun sequence genomic DNA contains:
- the LOC136455996 gene encoding protein transport protein SEC23 A-like, protein MEETPPGQRLQPPPAHASPPFAPAPFIPPPRVFSPGLAAARSTPSPGSGPSPATAHLSTPPGPPVFSSPLRPAAVPFRATPASPHLVPFAASGGYSSSSSATAATTASLPTSSAPHFLNGAATPHGDHAPAPSPLLGDGLDNPYVQFSANKVLKQKKLLNAPSLGFGALVSPGKEVSPGPEVVERDPRRCLNCGAYVNLYCDVQIGSGQWQCVICKKLNGSDGEFVVSSKQDLLHWPELASTTVDYVQVGNKRPGFVPVSDTRVSGPIFILIDECLDEAHLQHLQGSLHAFVDSLPPTAKIGIITYGRTVSVYDFSEGAAVSADVLPGNKSPTHESLKALIYGTGVYLSPIHASLPVAHTIFSSLRPYQLSVSEVSRDRCVGAAVEVALGIIQGPSVELSRGIIKRSGGNCRILVCAGGPSTFGPGSVPHSVNHPNYAYLEKTAMKWMESLGHEAQRHSTVVDIFCAGQCPVRVPVLQPLAKCSGGVLLVHDDFGEAFGVNLQRASTRAAGSHGLFEIRCSDNMLVTQVIGPGEEASPDSHETFKHDSSFCIQMHSVEETQSFSVSMETKGDIKSDFVFFQFAVHYSNIYQTEITRVITMRLQTVDGLSAYLASVQEDVASVIIGKRTVLRARTASDAIDMRLSIDERVKDLALKFGTQAPKSKLYRFPKELASLPECLFHLKRGPLLGSIVGHEDERSVLRNLFLNASFDLSLRMLAPRCIMHREGGTFEELPAYDLVMQSNAAVVLDHGTDIFIWLGAELAAQEGQSAAALAACRTLAEELSEQRFPAPKILSFKHGSSQARYFVSRLIPAHKDPTYEQESRFPQLRTLTPEQRARLKSSFIQFDDHSFCEWMRSLKLVPPEPS, encoded by the exons ATGGAGGAGACGCCGCCGGGGCAGCGGCTGCAGCCGCCGCCGGCGCACGCGTCTCCTCCGTTCGCCCCGGCGCCCTTCATTCCGCCGCCGCGCGTCTTCTCACCCGGCCTCGCCGCCGCGCGGAGCACGCCCAGCCCCGGCTCGGGGCCCAGCCCCGCGACGGCGCACCTCAGCACGCCACCCGGCCCGCCCGTCTTCTCCTCGCCGCTGCGCCCCGCGGCCGTGCCGTTCCGCGCCACCCCGGCCTCACCCCACCTCGTGCCCTTCGCCGCCTCGGGGGGCTACTCATCGTCCTCCtccgccactgccgccaccaccgcctccctCCCCACCTCGTCGGCGCCGCACTTCCTCAACGGCGCTGCCACGCCTCACGGGGACCACGCCCCCGCGCCGTCACCGCTCCTGGGGGACGGCCTCGACAACCCCTATGTACAGTTCTCCGCAAACAAG GTGTTGAAACAGAAGAAGCTGCTCAATGCCCCTAGCTTGGGGTTTGGAGCTCTGGTTTCTCCAGGGAAGGAGGTGTCACCTGGCCCAGAGGTTGTGGAGCGTGATCCACGCCGTTGCCTGAACTGCGGGGCATATGTGAACTTGTACTGTGATGTCCAGATCGGCTCCGGGCAGTGGCAGTGTGTCATTTGTAAGAAGCTCAATGGCAGCGACGGGGAATTTGTGGTCTCCAGCAAGCAGGACCTGCTTCATTGGCCAGAGCTCGCATCCACGACTGTGGATTATGTGCAGGTGGGGAACAAGCGGCCAGGCTTTGTCCCAGTGTCCGACACAAGGGTGTCCGGCCCCATTTTTATCCTCATAGATGAATGCCTAGATGAGGCGCACCTGCAGCATCTCCAGGGCTCCTTGCATGCCTTTGTGGATTCGCTCCCTCCTACCGCAAAGATAGGAATAATCACCTACGGGAGAACTGTCTCAGTGTATGATTTCTCAGAGGGGGCAGCAGTGTCAGCGGATGTGCTACCTGGAAACAAGTCACCTACCCATGAGTCTTTGAAGGCTCTAATCTATGGGACGGGTGTTTACCTGTCTCCTATACATGCTTCGCTACCTGTTGCACACACAATATTCTCATCTCTGAGACCCTATCAGCTGAGTGTGTCAGAAGTGTCAAGGGATCGGTGCGTTGGAGCAGCAGTAGAGGTTGCCCTTGGTATTATTCAAGGGCCATCAGTGGAGTTGTCTCGTGGAATCATCAAGAGATCAGGTGGCAACTGTAGGATCTTGGTATGTGCTGGTGGCCCTAGCACCTTTGGACCTGGATCAGTGCCTCATTCGGTTAATCATCCGAACTATGCTTATCTGGAGAAGACAGCTATGAAGTGGATGGAGAGTCTTGGTCATGAAGCACAGAGACACAGTACTGTCGTTGATATCTTTTGTGCTGGACAATGTCCTGTGAGGGTCCCTGTTCTGCAACCATTGGCAAAGTGTTCTGGAGGTGTGCTCTTAGTTCATGATGACTTTGGAGAGGCCTTTGGGGTCAATTTGCAAAGGGCATCAACTAGAGCAGCTGGTTCCCATGGCTTATTCGAGATCAGGTGTTCAGATAACATGCTTGTTACTCAAGTTATTGGCCCTGGTGAAGAGGCGTCTCCTGATTCTCATGAAACATTCAAGCATGATAGTTCATTTTGTATCCAGATGCATAGTGTTGAGGAGACGCAGAGTTTTTCTGTGTCTATGGAGACAAAGGGTGATATCAAAAGTGATTTTGTTTTCTTTCAGTTTGCAGTCCATTATTCCAATATATATCAAACAGAAATCACTCGGGTGATCACTATGAGGCTGCAGACAGTTGATGGTTTGTCTGCATATCTGGCAAGTGTGCAGGAGGATGTTGCGTCGGTTATCATTGGTAAAAGAACCGTATTGCGTGCCAGGACTGCCTCTGATGCTATTGATATGAGGCTCTCAATTGATGAAAGAGTAAAGGACCTAGCTCTCAAATTTGGTACTCAGGCCCCAAAATCAAAGCTTTACCGCTTCCCAAAAGAACTAGCATCACTCCCAGAGTGTTTGTTTCATCTGAAAAGGGGACCACTTTTAGGTAGCATAGTCGGGCATGAAGATGAAAGATCTGTACTTAGGAATTTGTTCCTGAATGCGTCGTTTGACCTTTCGCTCCGTATGCTGGCACCTCGGTGCATAATGCATCGTGAAGGTGGTACATTTGAGGAGTTGCCAGCATATGATCTTGTCATGCAATCTAATGCTGCAGTGGTACTggaccatggaacagatatttTCATTTGGTTG GGTGCTGAGCTAGCAGCCCAAGAAGGACAAAGTGCAGCAGCTTTAGCAGCATGCCGTACTCTGGCAGAAGAGCTCAGCGAGCAACGTTTTCCAGCTCCCAAGATACTATCATTCAAA CATGGAAGCTCTCAGGCTAGATATTTTGTCTCACGCCTGATCCCAGCTCACAAGGACCCTACATATGAGCAG GAGTCAAGGTTTCCGCAATTACGGACGCTTACTCCTGAGCAAAGGGCTAGGCTAAAGAGCAGCTTCATCCAGTTCGACGACCATAGTTTTTGCGAGTGGATGCGCAGCCTCAAATTGGTTCCGCCAGAACCAAGCTAA